In Zonotrichia leucophrys gambelii isolate GWCS_2022_RI chromosome 6, RI_Zleu_2.0, whole genome shotgun sequence, one genomic interval encodes:
- the NPFFR1 gene encoding neuropeptide FF receptor 1 codes for MGDPPTRLEAHFPPAMARSAAGGHRPSAARSLRGPRRPRGTQTGTCHGSEPAPSLRLRARRGLPAPAPLSRGAACGSPGIHGDGREVFPPAPPPRLRCSRRAAASGAKRHRGSGAGGRHGARHGEGEPCPLPWQRIPCTAAMQPPEPARPGGGPSNGTWWWPNSSASHLLRENYTFLAYYQHSSPVALMFILAYTFIFLMCVVGNVLVCFVVVKNRQMRTVTNMFLLNLAISDLLVGIFCMPTTLVDNLITGWPFDNTMCKMSGLVQGMSVSASVFTLVAIAVERFRCIVHPFRQKLTLRKALLTIAVIWVLALLIMCPAAVTLTVTREEHHFMVDTYNNSYPLYSCWEAWPETGMRRIYTTILFSHIYVAPLTLIVVMYARIAFKLFKSVAPTQSGEEPEGRRISRRKAKVINMLIIVALFFSVSWLPLWTLMLLTDYGRLSEAQLRLLTVYVYPLAHWLAFFNSSANPIIYGYFNENFRRAFQEVFRAPLCSWHCQRRPYTPQSHGPGTLFGPRNRILSQARASASPAVSESGPLAPRRAGVPAWDG; via the exons ATGGGGGATCCCCCCACTCGTCTTGAGGCTCATTTTCCTCCCGCGATGGCCAGGAGCGCTGCTGGGGGACACCGTCCATCAGCTGCCAGATCACTGCGGGGACCTCGGCGGCCGCGGGGGACACAGACCGGGACCTGCCATGGGAGTGaacctgctccttccctccgTCTCCGTGCCCGGCGTGGGCTGCCCGCCCCCGCGCCTCTCTCCCGGGGGGCAGCGTGCGGGTCCCCCGGTATCCATGGCGATGGGAGGGAGGTGTTtccccccgcgccccctccccgcctCCGCTGCAGCCGCCGAGCAGCCGCAAGCGGCGCCAAGCGGCACCGGGGCTCCGGAGCTGGCGGGAGGCACGGAGCGAGGCACGGAGAGGGCGAGCCGTGCCCCCTCCCCTGGCAGCGCATCCCCTGCACGGCAGCGATGCAGCCCCCGgagccggcccggcccggcggag gccCTTCCAATGGCACCTGGTGGTGGCCCAACTCCAGCGCCAGCCACCTCCTGAGGGAGAACTACACCTTCCTGGCGTACTACCAGCATTCCTCCCCCGTGGCCCTCATGTTCATCCTGGCCTACACCTTCATCTTCCTCATGTGCGTGGTCGGCAACGTCCTGGTGTGCTTCGTGGTGGTGAAGAACCGCCAGATGCGCACGGTCACCAACATGTTTCTCCTCAACCTGGCCATCAGCGACCTGCTGGTGGGCATCTTCTGCATGCCCACCACCCTGGTGGACAACCTCATCAcag GTTGGCCCTTTGACAACACCATGTGCAAAATGAGTGGGCTGGTGCAGGGCATGTCCGTCTCCGCCTCGGTTTTCACGCTGGTGGCCATCGCTGTGGAGAG GTTTCGCTGCATCGTCCACCCCTTCCGGCAGAAGCTGACGCTGAGGAAAGCCCTGCTGACCATCGCCGTCATCtgggtgctggccctgctcatCATGTGCCCGGCCGCTGTCACCCTGACCGTCACCAGGGAGGAGCACCACTTCATGGTGGACACCTACAACAACTCCTACCCTCTCTACTCCTGCTGGGAGGCCTGGCCCGAGACGGGCATGAGGAGGATCTATACCACCATCCTCTTCTCCCACATCTACGTGGCTCCCCTCACCCTCATCGTCGTCATGTACGCCCGCATCGCCTTCAAGCTCTTCAAGTCGGTGGCACCCACCCAGAGCGGAGAGGAGCCGGAGGGGAGGAGGATCTCCCGGAGGAAGGCCAAGGTCATCAACATGCTCATCATCGTCGCCCTCTTCTTCAGCGTCTCCTGGCTGCCCCTCTGGACGCTGATGCTGCTGACGGACTACGGGCGGCTGAGCGAGGCCCAGCTGCGCCTGCTCACCGTCTACGTGTACCCGCTGGCGCACTGGCTGGCCTTCTTCAACAGCAGCGCCAACCCCATCATCTACGGCTACTTCAACGAGAACTTCCGACGTGCCTTCCAGGAGGTGTTCAGGGCCCCGCTCTGCTCATGGCACTGCCAGCGCCGGCCCTACACCCCCCAGAGCCATGGCCCCGGGACGCTCTTTGGCCCCCGTAACCGCATCCTCAGCCAGGCGCGGGCCAGCGCCTCGCCAGCCGTGTCCGAATCAGGGCCGCTGGCCCCGCGCCGCGCCGGCGTCCCTGCGTGGGACGGCTGA